A genomic segment from Gorilla gorilla gorilla isolate KB3781 chromosome 3, NHGRI_mGorGor1-v2.1_pri, whole genome shotgun sequence encodes:
- the IDUA gene encoding alpha-L-iduronidase isoform X4, producing MGSASGHFTDFEDKQQVFEWKDLVSSLARRYIGRYGLAHVSKWNFETWNEPDHHDFDNVSMTMQGFLNYYDACSEGLRAASPALRLGGPGDSFHTPPRSPLSWGLLRHCHDGTNFFTGEASVRLDYISLHRKGARSSISILEQEKVVAQQIRQLFPKFADTPIYNDEADPLVGWSLPQPWRADVTYAAMVVKVIAQHQNLLLANTTSAFPYALLSNDNAFLSYHPHPFAQRTLTARFQVNNTRPPHVQLLRKPVLTAMGLLALLDEEQLWAEVSQAGTVLDSNHTVGVLASAHRPQGPADAWRAAVLIYASDDTRAHPNRSVAVTLRLRGVPPGLGLVYVTRYLDNGLCSPDSEWRRLGRPVFPTAEQFRRMRAAEDPVATAPRPLPAGGRLTLRPALRLPSLLLVHVCARPEKPPGQVTRLRALPLTQGQLVLVWSDEHVGSKCLWTYEIQFSQDSKAYTPVSRKPSTFNLFVFSPDTGAVSGSYRVRALDYWARPGPFSDPVPYLEVPVPRGPPSPGNP from the exons ATGGGCAGTGCCTCGGGCCACTTCACTGACTTTGAGGACAAGCAGCAGGTGTTTGAGTGGAAGGACTTGGTCTCCAGCCTGGCCAGGAGATACATCG GTAGGTACGGACTGGCGCATGTTTCCAAGTGGAACTTCGAGACGTGGAACGAGCCAGACCACCACGACTTTGACAACGTCTCCATGACCATGCAAG GCTTCCTGAACTACTACGATGCCTGCTCGGAGGGTCTGCGCGCCGCCAGCCCCGCCCTGCGGCTGGGAGGCCCCGGCGACTCCTTCCACACCCCACCGCGATCCCCGCTGAGCTGGGGCCTCCTGCGCCACTGCCACGACGGTACCAACTTCTTCACTGGGGAGGCGAGCGTGCGGCTGGACTACATCTCCCTTCACAGGAAG GGTGCCCGCAGCTCCATCTCCATCCTGGAGCAGGAGAAGGTCGTCGCGCAGCAGATCCGGCAGCTCTTCCCCAAGTTCGCGGACACCCCCATTTACAACGACGAGGCGGACCCGCTAGTGGGCTGGTCCCTGCCACAGCCGTGGAGGGCCGACGTGACCTACGCGGCCATGGTGGTGAAG GTCATCGCGCAGCATCAGAACCTGCTACTGGCCAACACCACCTCCGCCTTCCCCTACGCGCTCCTGAGCAACGACAACGCCTTCCTGAGCTACCACCCGCACCCCTTCGCGCAGCGCACGCTCACCGCGCGCTTCCAGGTCAACAACACCCGCCCGCCGCACGTGCAGCTGTTGCGCAAGCCGGTGCTCACCGCCATGGGGCTGCTGGCGCTGCTGG ATGAGGAGCAGCTCTGGGCCGAAGTGTCGCAGGCCGGGACGGTCCTGGACAGCAACCACACGGTGGGCGTCCTGGCCAGCGCCCACCGCCCCCAGGGCCCGGCCGACGCCTGGCGCGCCGCGGTGCTGATCTACGCGAGCGACGACACCCGCGCCCACCCCAACCGCAGCGTCGCGGTGACCCTGCGGCTGCGCGGGGTGCCCCCCGGCCTGG GCCTGGTCTACGTCACGCGCTACCTGGACAACGGGCTCTGCAGCCCCGACAGCGAGTGGCGGCGCCTGGGCCGGCCCGTCTTCCCCACGGCAGAGCAGTTCCGGCGCATGCGCGCGGCTGAG GACCCGGTGGCCACGGCGCCGCGCCCCTTACCCGCCGGCGGCCGCCTGACCCTGCGCCCCGCGCTGCGGCTGCCGTCGCTTTTGCTGGTGCACGTGTGTGCGCGCCCCGAGAAGCCGCCCGGGCAG gtcACGCGGCTCCGCGCCCTGCCCCTGACCCAAGGGCAGCTGGTTCTGGTCTGGTCGGATGAACACGTGGGCTCCAA GTGCCTGTGGACATACGAGATCCAGTTCTCTCAGGACAGTAAGGCGTACACCCCGGTCAGCAGAAAGCCATCGACCTTCAACCTCTTTGTGTTCAGCCCAG ACACAGGTGCTGTCTCTGGCTCCTACCGAGTTCGAGCCCTGGACTACTGGGCCCGACCAGGCCCCTTCTCGGACCCTGTGCCGTACCTGGAGGTCCCTGTGCCAAGAGGGCCCCCATCCCCGGGCAATCCATGA
- the IDUA gene encoding alpha-L-iduronidase isoform X5, which translates to MGSASGHFTDFEDKQQVFEWKDLVSSLARRYIGRYGLAHVSKWNFETWNEPDHHDFDNVSMTMQGFLNYYDACSEGLRAASPALRLGGPGDSFHTPPRSPLSWGLLRHCHDGTNFFTGEASVRLDYISLHRKVRPAPPSAPVFCALSRCAPGRADPGGAEAAPPAGCPQLHLHPGAGEGRRAADPAALPQVRGHPHLQRRGGPASGLVPATAVEGRRDLRGHGGEGGPAQRPARPPATFLPGRDRRAVAAPPGPSCPGHPQVIAQHQNLLLANTTSAFPYALLSNDNAFLSYHPHPFAQRTLTARFQVNNTRPPHVQLLRKPVLTAMGLLALLDEEQLWAEVSQAGTVLDSNHTVGVLASAHRPQGPADAWRAAVLIYASDDTRAHPNRSVAVTLRLRGVPPGLGLVYVTRYLDNGLCSPDSEWRRLGRPVFPTAEQFRRMRAAEDPVATAPRPLPAGGRLTLRPALRLPSLLLVHVCARPEKPPGQVTRLRALPLTQGQLVLVWSDEHVGSKCLWTYEIQFSQDSKAYTPVSRKPSTFNLFVFSPDTGAVSGSYRVRALDYWARPGPFSDPVPYLEVPVPRGPPSPGNP; encoded by the exons ATGGGCAGTGCCTCGGGCCACTTCACTGACTTTGAGGACAAGCAGCAGGTGTTTGAGTGGAAGGACTTGGTCTCCAGCCTGGCCAGGAGATACATCG GTAGGTACGGACTGGCGCATGTTTCCAAGTGGAACTTCGAGACGTGGAACGAGCCAGACCACCACGACTTTGACAACGTCTCCATGACCATGCAAG GCTTCCTGAACTACTACGATGCCTGCTCGGAGGGTCTGCGCGCCGCCAGCCCCGCCCTGCGGCTGGGAGGCCCCGGCGACTCCTTCCACACCCCACCGCGATCCCCGCTGAGCTGGGGCCTCCTGCGCCACTGCCACGACGGTACCAACTTCTTCACTGGGGAGGCGAGCGTGCGGCTGGACTACATCTCCCTTCACAGGAAGGTGCGCCCTGCCCCTCCGTCCGCCCCGGTGTTCTGCGCCCTCAGCCGCTGTGCCCCGGGCCGCGCTGACCCTGGTGGTGCTGAGGCGGCCCCGCCCGCAGGGTGCCCGCAGCTCCATCTCCATCCTGGAGCAGGAGAAGGTCGTCGCGCAGCAGATCCGGCAGCTCTTCCCCAAGTTCGCGGACACCCCCATTTACAACGACGAGGCGGACCCGCTAGTGGGCTGGTCCCTGCCACAGCCGTGGAGGGCCGACGTGACCTACGCGGCCATGGTGGTGAAGGTGGGCCGGCCCAACGCCCTGCGCGCCCCCCGGCCACCTTCCTCCCGGGACGGGACAGGCGAGCGGTGGCCGCGCCACCCGGTCCCAGCTGCCCTGGACACCCGCAGGTCATCGCGCAGCATCAGAACCTGCTACTGGCCAACACCACCTCCGCCTTCCCCTACGCGCTCCTGAGCAACGACAACGCCTTCCTGAGCTACCACCCGCACCCCTTCGCGCAGCGCACGCTCACCGCGCGCTTCCAGGTCAACAACACCCGCCCGCCGCACGTGCAGCTGTTGCGCAAGCCGGTGCTCACCGCCATGGGGCTGCTGGCGCTGCTGG ATGAGGAGCAGCTCTGGGCCGAAGTGTCGCAGGCCGGGACGGTCCTGGACAGCAACCACACGGTGGGCGTCCTGGCCAGCGCCCACCGCCCCCAGGGCCCGGCCGACGCCTGGCGCGCCGCGGTGCTGATCTACGCGAGCGACGACACCCGCGCCCACCCCAACCGCAGCGTCGCGGTGACCCTGCGGCTGCGCGGGGTGCCCCCCGGCCTGG GCCTGGTCTACGTCACGCGCTACCTGGACAACGGGCTCTGCAGCCCCGACAGCGAGTGGCGGCGCCTGGGCCGGCCCGTCTTCCCCACGGCAGAGCAGTTCCGGCGCATGCGCGCGGCTGAG GACCCGGTGGCCACGGCGCCGCGCCCCTTACCCGCCGGCGGCCGCCTGACCCTGCGCCCCGCGCTGCGGCTGCCGTCGCTTTTGCTGGTGCACGTGTGTGCGCGCCCCGAGAAGCCGCCCGGGCAG gtcACGCGGCTCCGCGCCCTGCCCCTGACCCAAGGGCAGCTGGTTCTGGTCTGGTCGGATGAACACGTGGGCTCCAA GTGCCTGTGGACATACGAGATCCAGTTCTCTCAGGACAGTAAGGCGTACACCCCGGTCAGCAGAAAGCCATCGACCTTCAACCTCTTTGTGTTCAGCCCAG ACACAGGTGCTGTCTCTGGCTCCTACCGAGTTCGAGCCCTGGACTACTGGGCCCGACCAGGCCCCTTCTCGGACCCTGTGCCGTACCTGGAGGTCCCTGTGCCAAGAGGGCCCCCATCCCCGGGCAATCCATGA